Within Candidatus Hydrogenedentota bacterium, the genomic segment CCTGCTGGCGGGCGGTTGCGCCCTTGCCGGCGCGGTGGGCATCCGCCGCCGCAAGTAAGCGGTTCACCGCTGAATAGCTGAATATCGCCCGCCGGTCCCTCTGGATCGGCGGGCGTTTTCTGTATGCGGAGTGGAGGATGAAGGCGGGACGTTTGAGTTACAGGATGGCCGCGTCCTTGGTTATGGGCGGGATGCCCATTCCCCTTGGGCGCGCAGTGTCTCTCTCAGTGCCGGATAGAGCCCGCGCCAGAGGGCGTGGCGTTCCCTGTACAGCGTGTGGCGCGCCGGGTCGGGTTCGAACACCCTGTCGCGGCGGACAAGGCACTCCACGGCCTCTGAGGCGCTTTTGAAGGCGCCCGAGGCCATGCCCGCCAGCATCGCCGCGCCAAGAACGCCGCACTCCGTCACCCGTGGCCGGACAATGGGGACGCCGAAGATGTCCGCCTTGATTTGCAGCCACGCATCGGACTTCGCCCCGCCTCCCGTGGCCACGAGTTCGGAAGTGTCCACCCCCAGGACGCGCAGGCCCTCGACGGGTTCCACGAACCAGAAGGCCGCGCCCTCGATGAGGGCCTTGAGAATCTCGCCGCGGCGCGTGTCCGTGCGCAGCCCGGTGATGACCCCCGCCGAGTCTGTGATGTAGCCGGGCGCGCCCGTCACATCGAAATGGGGCAGCACCATCAACCCCGTGGGCTCCGCCGGCATTTCGGCCATCAGCGCGCCGTAGAGGTCCCCGTCCGGGATTTCACCCTCATTGCGGGCGAAGCAGTCCCGGAACCATTTCACCAGCACGCCGCTCTGGTTGTAGATGAAGGAGACGTACTGTCCTGGCAGGAGGCTGTGCTCGACGCCCAGTCCGCGCGCCAGCATCTCCCCGGCGGGGGGCATGGGCGAAAACACCGGTGTGACGCACTCGATGGTGCCCAGGCCGCAGATCGCCCTGCCCGGCGCGCACACCCCCGCGCCCAGCGCGGCGCAGCATTGATCATGCCCGCCGGCCACCACCGCCGTCCCTTTGGGCAGTCCGGTCCGTTCCGCCATGGCGCCGCTTATTGTGCCGGACACGGTTCCCGCTGGAACACAGGCGGGCAGTTTTTCTCGGGGAATGCCGGCCCAGGCCAGCAGGGGGTCCGACCAGTCCTCCCGGCTGATGTCGAAGAGCAGGGTGCGGTTCGCGAGGGAATGGCCCGTCACCGGCGCCGCGCCCAGCATGAATCCGACCAGGTCGCCCCAAAGCAGAAATTTCCACGCCCGGTCAAACAGCGCCGGCATGTGCTCCCGCGTCCAGAGCAGTTTTGGAAGCGAGTAGTTCGGCGCGGGAATGTTCGAATTGATTTCATAAAAAGATTCGACGCCGAGCTCGCGGACCAGCCGTTCCGTGTACTCCGCGCCGCGTAGGTCAGAGGACAGGATGCTGTTTCCCAGAATCTCCCGGTCCGCGGAGACCGGCGTCACCGCCTCGCCCATGGAACTGACACAGAGCGCCGTGACCGGGTCTTTCGCCGCCAGGATCGCCGTCTCCGCGACGCAGTCGCAGACCGCGTCAAAGACCGCACGGCTGTCCAGTTCCGCCCACAACGGCGCGGGACGCAGCGTCGGGTATTCGCGGTAGGCGCCTCCCAGGCACACGCCCGCGTCTGAATAGGCCGCCGCCTTGCAGCCCGTCGTGCCCACGTCAATGCCCATCAGGCTCATGCGCGTTTCTCCCATTATGCCCCGGCCGGGGGCCACTCCAGCATAGGGGGAACGGGGGCGGGGTTCAAGAGGCCGGAATGGCCATGGCTGTCCGAAGCCTCGCATGCCATGAGGGCAAACGTAAAGTGGTAATAAATATTACCACTTTCCAAGAAAATCGGTTATAATTCTTACCAGTTGGTGAAACACTTGGAAACCATGCCCCATGATCGAGACATTGAAAACTATCATCCTTGACTTTCAGGAACTGCCATTTGACACCGGGGTTCCCCGTCGGATTGGCGCCGCCACAATGCCCCGCAAGGCCTCGGTGTTTATCGGTGTGCGCCGGAGCGGGAAGTCCACCTATTTGTTCCAGATCATGCAGGGCCTTCTGGACAGCGGCGTTCCGCGTGAGAACATATTGTATCTGAACTTTTTTGATGACCGGCTTTACAATCTGCGGCGCGGGGGGCTTGGCGTCATTCTGGAGGCGTACTACTCCCTTTTCCCCGAAAAGAAAAACACCGAGAGGGTGCACTGTTTCTTCGACGAAATCCAGGCCATTCCCGGTTGGGAACCCTTTGTGGACCGGTTGATGCGCACGGAGAAATGCGACGTGTATCTTACCGGCTCCTCAGCCCGGATGCTGTCGAAGGAAATCGCCACCCAGATGCGGGGCCGGGCGCTGTCATGGGAAATTTTCCCCTTTTCCTTCGCGGAGTTTCTGGACTGGAAGGGCGTGTCGTTTTCCAGCCAGATGCCCTCAAAACAACGGCTTCTTGTCCAAAAGGCCTTTGGTGAATATTGGGAGACCGGCGGATTTCCCGAAGTGGCGGGCCTGGAACCGCACATGAGGATAAAGGTCCACCAGGAATATTTTCACGCGGTGCTGTTCCGTGACCTGGTGGAACGGCATGATGTGGCGCATCCGAAAGCGGTGTCTGATTTGGCGCGCTGGCTTGTGGACAACAACGCCTCCCTGTACACCGTGAACAGCCTGACGGGATATCTCAAGTCGCTCGGCCACAAGGTCCCCAAGACAACCGTGTCGGAATATATGGAATGGTTCGAGGACGCGTACTTTTTTTTCACAGTGAGGATATTTGACGCGTCTCTCGCAAAGTCAAACGCCAATCCGAAGAAAACATACTGTGTGGATCATGCCATGTCGGCTTCGCTCTCTTCCGGGATACTTCCAAATTCCGGGCACCTGCTGGAAAATCTTGTTTTTTCGGCGTTGCGGCGGACAAGCCGGGAGATACATTATTACAAGACCAAAAGCGGGAGAGAAGTTGATTTTATCGTCAAACGGCGGGGCTGTCCCCCCAGGCTGGTGCAGGTCTGTGAGACCATGGGGGAAGCCCAAACCCGAAAACGGGAAAGCGCCGCGCTTGATGAGGCCATGGCGGAAACAGGGGTGGATTCCGCCCTCATCGTGACACGCTCCGAAGAAGAACAGTTCACGACAGGGGCCGGAACCGTGCGGGTTGTGCCCGCATGGCGTTTTATGCTTCAACTTGAAATGGAACCGTGAACCGCACCGCAGACCGGGAATGAGCATGACGGACAACACCCCGAAAAAACGCGCGGCCATCCACACGCTGGGCTGCCGGCTGAACCAGGCCGAAAGCGGGCTGCTCGCGGAGCAACTCGCCGGGGCGGGCTATGAAATGGTCCCCTTCGGCGACAGGGCCGACCTGGGGGTCATCCACACCTGCACGGTGACACGGGAGGCGGACGCGAAGTCGCGGCAGATGGTCCGCCAGTTCATCCGGGCGAACCCGGGCGCGCGCACGGTGGTCATCGGCTGCTACGCGCAGCGCGAGGCGGAGGCGCTGGCCCGGCTTGAG encodes:
- a CDS encoding ATP-binding protein; the encoded protein is MIETLKTIILDFQELPFDTGVPRRIGAATMPRKASVFIGVRRSGKSTYLFQIMQGLLDSGVPRENILYLNFFDDRLYNLRRGGLGVILEAYYSLFPEKKNTERVHCFFDEIQAIPGWEPFVDRLMRTEKCDVYLTGSSARMLSKEIATQMRGRALSWEIFPFSFAEFLDWKGVSFSSQMPSKQRLLVQKAFGEYWETGGFPEVAGLEPHMRIKVHQEYFHAVLFRDLVERHDVAHPKAVSDLARWLVDNNASLYTVNSLTGYLKSLGHKVPKTTVSEYMEWFEDAYFFFTVRIFDASLAKSNANPKKTYCVDHAMSASLSSGILPNSGHLLENLVFSALRRTSREIHYYKTKSGREVDFIVKRRGCPPRLVQVCETMGEAQTRKRESAALDEAMAETGVDSALIVTRSEEEQFTTGAGTVRVVPAWRFMLQLEMEP